The following DNA comes from Streptomyces pristinaespiralis.
GCGCATGTGAGCAATCCCGCGCTGATGGGGCGCTGGAGCCCCGAGAACCGCGGCGCGACCGTGCGCAGCGGTGGTGAACAGGCCTACGTCGGCATGGTCTTCGACGGCCGCAACACGCGCGGGCCGGTCAGCTGGACCACCCGCTGCACCGTCACGGCCGCCGACCCCGGCGAGCGCTTCGCGTTCCGGGTACGCGCCATCGGCCGGCGGCGGCCCGTACTGCCCGGCCGCATCGCGACCTGGGAGTACCGCTTCGAGCGCGCCGCCGGCGGCGGGACCCGGGTGACGGAGACCTGGATCGACGACCGCCGCGCCTGGCCCGACGTCGTCGCCAACACGTTCGACAAGCTCGCGACGCGGGGCCACACCTTCGCCAAGTTCCAGCGCCGCAACATCCGCACGACGCTGGAGAACCTGAAGAAGGCGATGGAGGCCGAGGTCTCCTAGCCCCGCCCCGGCCGGCCCGAGCCGGCCCCTGGCCCCTGGCCCCTACGAGCGCTGCCACGGTGGGACGCCCCCGTGATCGCGCCCCGTGCGCCCCGTCCGGCGCCGGGCGCGTCGGTCAGTCCGTGGTAAGGCCCTGCGCGGTGTGCGCCAGGGCGTCCAGCACCGGCCGGATGAGTGGATGCGCCTCCGCGCCGCGGCGGACCGCGGCGAAGACCCGGCGGGTGGCCGCAGGGCCCGCGACCGGCCGCACGACCGTGTCGCGCAGCTCCATACCGCGCAGAGCGGAACGCGGCACCAGGGCGACCCCGGCGCCCGCTCCGGCGAGAGCGACGACGGCACGGAAGTCGTCTGAGGAATGCAGGAGACGCGGCTCGAACCCGGCCAGCTCGCACGCCAGCAGCACCATGTCGTGGCACGGATTGCCCGGATAGGGGCCGATCCAGTCGCTGTCGGCGAACTCCGCGAGCTCCACGCGCTCCTTCGCGGCGAGCGGATGGTCGGCACGCAGCACGGCGTCGAACGGTTCCGCGTACAGCGGCACCCGGGCGAGCCGGCGGTCACCCGCGCCGGGAGCGCCCCGGTACTCCACCGCTACCGCGAGGTCCGCCTCCCCGTCGAGCACCAAGGGCAGGCTCTCGTCGCCCTCCGCGTCCCGCACGCGCATGCGAATGCCGGGGCGGGCCTTCGAGAGCCGGTCTATGGCCGGGGCCACGACCTCCGCGATGCCGGTGGCGAACGCGGCGACGCTCACCTCGCCGGCCACGCCGCCCGCGTAGTCGGCGAGCTCCGCCTCCGCCCGTTCGAGCTGTGCCAGGACGGCGTGGGTGTGGGTGAGCAGGATGTCGCCCGCCGCCGTCAGCCGCACGCCCTTGCCGCTGCGGATCAGCAGGGCGTGGCCGGTCTCCTGCTCCAGCGCGTTGAGCTGCTGGGAGACGGCCGAGGGGGTCAGGTAGAGCGCGGAAGCCGCGGCGGTCACCGTACGGTGGTCCGCCACGGCCCGCAGGATGCGCAGCCGCCGGGGGTCGATCACCCGCCCATTGTCGCGCGTGCGTCGACGAAGGCCGCCACCGCCCGCGTCACGTCCTCGGTGGAGTGCGCCGCCGACAGCTGGACCCGGATCCGGGCCTGTCCCATGGGGACGACCGGGTAGGAGAAGCCGATGACGTAGACGCCGCGCTCGAGCAGCAGCTCCGCCATGCGTCCGGCTTCGGCGGCGTCGCCGATCATGACGGGCGCGATGGCGTGGTCGCCGGGCAGGATCTCGAAACCGGCCGCCGCCATCTCGGTGCGGAAGAGCTTGGTGTTGGCGGCGAGCTTCTCCCGCAGGTCACCGGCGGACTCCAGCAGGTCGAGGACCTTGAGGGAGGCGGCGGCGATCACCGGGGCGAGGGAGTTGGAGAAGAGGTACGGGCGCGAGCGCTGGCGCAGCAGCTCGACGATCTCGGCGCGGGCGGCGACGTAGCCGCCGGACGCGCCGCCGAGGGCCTTGCCGAGGGTGCCTGTGATGATGTCGACGCGGTCCATCACCCCGTGCAGTTCGGGCGTGCCGCGGCCGCCGGGGCCGACGAAGCCGACCGCGTGGGAGTCGTCGACCATGACCATGGCGTCGTAGCGGTCGGCGAGGTCGCAGATCTCGGCGAGCGGGGCGACGTAACCGTCCATGGAGAAGACGCCGTCCGTGACGATCAGGCGGCGGCGGGCGTCCTGCGTCTCCTTGAGCTGCTGCTCGAGGTCGGCGAGGTCACGGTTGGCGTAGCGGTGGCGGCGAGCCTTGGAGAGCCGGATGCCGTCGATGATGGAGGCGTGGTTGAGGGCGTCGGAGATGACGGCGTCCTCCGGGCCGAGAAGCGTCTCGAACACGCCGCCGTTGGCGTCGAAGCAGGAGGAGTAGAGGATCGTGTCCTCCTGGCCGAGGAACGTGGCGAGACGCTGCTCGAGCTCCTTGTGGATCTCCTGGGTGCCGCAGATGAAGCGGACGGACGCCATCCCGTAGCCCCAGCGGTCGAGCGCGTCCTTGGCGGCGGCTACGACCTCCGGGTGGTCGGCGAGACCGAGGTAGTTGTTGGCGCAGAAGTTGAGGACGTCGCCCGGTGCGCCGCCCGCGGTGACGGCGACAGAGGCGCTCTGCGGGGTGCCGATGACACGCTCGGGCTTGTAGAGACCGGCATCGCGGATCTCGTCGATCGTGGCACGCAGGTCGTCGCGGACGGACGCGTACATGGGAGGTTCTCCTAGGTCTGGGGCTCGGACGCGGGGATGCGGGACTCAGACGGTCCAGTCGAGGATGATCTTGCCGCTGCGGGCGGTGGCGGCCTCGTCGAAGGCCGCGTCGAAGTCCTGGTAGCCGTAGCTGCCTGTGATCACGGGGCTGAGGTCGAGACCGCCCTCGAGCAGGACGGTCATCGCGTACCAGGTCTCGAACATCTCCCGTCCGTAGATGCCCTTGATGGTGATCATCGACGTGACGATCTTCGACCAGTCGACGGCGAACTCCTGGGCGGGCAGGCCGAGCATCGCGATACGGCCGCCGTGCGTCATGTTGTCGACCATGTCGCGCACGGCTTCCGGGCGGCCGGACATCTCGAGGCCGATGTCGAAGCCTTCCTTGAGACCGAGCTGCCGCTGCGCCGCGGCGATGTCGGTCTCCGCGACGTTGACCGCCAGGGTCGCGCCGACCTTGCGGGCGAGCGCCAGCCTGGACTCGCTGACGTCGGTGATGACGACGTTGCGCGCGCCGGCGTGCCGGGCGACCGCCGCGGCCATTATCCCGATGGGGCCGGCACCGGTGATCAGCACGTCCTCGCCGACCAGGGGGAAGGAGAGCGCGGTGTGCACCGCGTTGCCGAAGGGGTCGAAGATGGCGGCGACATCGAGGTCCACCTTGGTGCGGTGCACCCACACGTTGGAGGCGGGCAGCGCCACGTACTCGGCGAACGCCCCGTCGCGGCCGACGCCGAGGCCGATGGTGCTGCGACACAGGTGGCGGCGGCCGGCCAGGCAGTTGCGGCACTTGCCGCACACCAGATGGCCCTCACCACTGACGATGTCGCCGACGGCGATGTCCTGGACGTCCGCGCCGATCGCGGCCACCTCGCCGACGAACTCGTGTCCGAGGACGCGCGGGGTGGTGACGGCCTGCTGGGCCCAGCCGTCCCAGGACCTGATGTGCAGGTCGGTGCCGCAGATGCCGGTGCGGAGGACCTTGATCAGCACGTCGCCCGGGCCGGTCTCCGGTTCCGGCACGTCCATGAGCCAGAGGCCGGGCTCGGCGTGCTGCTTGACAAGTGCCTTCATCGGTGCGGCTCCAGGCATGGTGACGGACAGGCGGTCGCGGTGACCGGATATCGAAAATACGGCCCCGGTCAGTGGACGGGCTCCAATTTGCCCAGCTCGGAGCGTCACGTCCATCGAGGTTTTCTTAAGCGGGCCAACAGCGCAGCTTCATGCCCGCCCTGCCCGGCTCCGCCACAGCCGCCCCAGCAGCCCCCGTGCCGTCCCCCGCGAGCCGTGCCCGGGCCGGGAGCTCGAGGGCCTGCTCCACGGACGCGTACTCCTCGGGGGCCGCACGGCGGGGGCGGGGCGTGAGGCCGCGGCAACGGCCACGGCGGGATGCGGAACCGCACGGCGCGCGGCCGTGTGGGGAGCGAGGTCGAGTGCCGCGTGCGGTGTGCGTGGCACGTGCGGTGCGTCTGCCGTACGGGGTGCGTGTGCCGCGTAGGGCGTGTGCGGACGCGGGGCCGCGTAGGGCGTGCGCGGCACTCGACGCGGGGCCGCGGAGTGTTCGCGCGCCTCCCGCAGGGCATCGGCGAGACTCGCCCGGTGCCACAGGATCTCGTCGGGGTGGTCGGCGGTCACCAGCCGCTCCACGATCTCCCTCCCCCGGAGCGACCTCGGTGGTGCGGGCACCATGTCCGGGCGGAGGACGCCGAGGCGTGAGCGCTCGTAGGGATCGGGAACCATCTCGGCGACGCTCACGGGATCGAGCACGGCCGCGATCGCCGCCGCGCGCCGCCATGGATCGGAACTCGCGCGCAGCAATTGGCCGAGCCGCCGCCCCCGCCAGTTACGCGGCCTCCGGTCCTCGCCGGCCGCCAGCAGCGCGCGGACCTCGGGCGGTGTCCTGCCGGTGAGCAGCACCGCGTGGTCCCGGGCGAAGTCCAGCACTTCCTCGGCGAGATAGAGCCACACCACGGCGTGGTAGCGGTTGACGTAGAACCGCACCGGTGCGAAGTGACCGGTCCGGGCCAGCCGCAGGAACCGGCCCTGGCTGATGGAGACCAGCGCCGCGCCGTCGACCGTGCCGACCGTCCGCAGCCGCTCCCGGAGAGCCGCGGGGAAGCCGCGCGCGGCACGGAGCCGGTCGATCTCCCGCCGCTCGACGCGCGGCGGCCCTCCGCCGTCGTCCCGCGCCGCACGCACCTGGCCCAGCTGGAGCGCCAGCTCCAACTCGCCCCGCTTCAGCGCCAGTTCCTGGGCGGCCCTGCCGAGTGCGAGGCTGGTCGCGGACGTCTGCCGTACTGTCATGCCGGTCTCCCCCGTGAGCTGTGGATACTCTCGGTGACGACCGTAGCCCGAAGCGAGGACATCCCGCCGCGGCCTGTGGACAACCTGCCCGGCCGCAGGCCGGAACGGGTCAGAAGGGGCTGCCCCCGGGCTGGCGCGCCTCGACGCCCAGGTGCTCGCCGACCCTGTTGACCATGAGGGTCATCTCGTACGCGACCTGGCCGACATCGGCCTCCGCGGCCGTGAGGACACACAGACAACTGCCTTCGCCGGCCGCGGTCACGAAGAGCAGCGCCTCGTCGAACTCGACCATCGTCTGGCGTGCCCGGCCGGCGCGGAAGTGGCGGCCTGACCCCCTCGCGAGGGAGTGCAGGCCCGAGGAGACTGCGGCGAGATGCTCCGCGTCCTCGCGTGCGAGACCGGTGCTTGCACCGGTCACCAGCCCGTCGTTGGACAGCACGAGTGCGTGTCTGACGTGTTCGACCCGTTTTGTCAGGTCGTCCAGCAGCCAGTCGAGTCCCTTGTCCAACGCCATGGTCGTCCGTCCTCCCCGCTCGTACGTTCCCCGTGTCCCCGCGTTCGCCCGTAAGCCTTTCGCACGGCGCGGCGCAGGGCAAGGTGCGCCGGGCGGCCGCTGTCACCTCGGCTCCTCGGCCGGGCCGAGGATCCGGGCCGTGTGGAAGCGTCCGGCGTACTCGACGAGACGTACGAGAACCTCCTTCCCAGAGTCGCGTTCCCGCGCGTCGCACAGCACGACGGGAGTCCCCTCGTCGAGGTCGAGAGCGCGGGAGACGTCCTCGGCCGCGAAGGTACGCGCGCCCGGGAAGCAGTTCACGGCGACCACGAACGGGATACGACGGTGCTCGAAGTAGTCCACGGCGGGGAAGCAGTCGCACAGCCGTCGCGTGTCGGCGAGGACCACCGCCCCGAGAGCGCCCTGCGAGAGCTCGTCCCACAGGAACCAGAAGCGGTCCTGGCCGGGTGTCCCGAACAGGTACAGGGACAGGCCGGACCGGATGGTGATACGGCCGAAGTCCATGGCGACGGTCGTCGTGGTCTTGCGGTCGACCCCCTCGGTGTCGTCCACGGTGCGGCCGACCTTGCTGAGCTGCTCCTCCGTGCGCAGCGGCCGGATCTCGCTCACCGCGCCGACGAGGGTGGTCTTGCCGACGCCGAAGCCGCCGGCGACCAGGATCTTCAGCGCGAGGGCGGTGCTGTCCTCACCGGTGCCGTCCAGGATCTGGGAAACCATCGGTCGCTTCTCTCCGGAGTGGGTGTGCGGGTGGAAAATGAATGGCCCCTGCCGACGGGGTGGACCAGGATCGGGCCATGCATGTGCTCCTGGAGACCGGCCGGCTGACCCTGCGCGCCTTCACCGGCGCCGATGCCGGCGCGGTGCGCGCCGTCGTCGACGACGCCGAGGTGATGCGGTACATCAACGGCGGCCGGCCGTCCGAGCCGGACGAGGTGGAACGAGACCTCATGCCGCGTTTCCTGCACCGCTACCGCTGCTCCGGCGGTCCCGGGTTCTGGGTGGCCGAGGAGCGCGGGTCCGGCCGGTTCCTGGGCTGGTTCGTCTTCCGCCCCGAGTCCGAGGACAGCTGCCGCGAGGTCGAGCTCGGCTACCGCCTGGGACGGGCGGCTTGGGGCCGGGGACTCGCGACCGAGGGGTCGCTGGCGCTGATCCACAAGGGGTTCTCCGAGCTCGGTGTGGAGCGGGTGACCGCCAACACGATGACGGTCAACACCCGTTCGCGTCGGGTGATGGAGAAGGCGGGCCTGCGTTTCGTCCGCACCTTCTTCGAGGAGTGGCCGGAGCAGATCGAGGGCTCCGAACTGGGGGACGTCGAGTACGCGCTGACGCGGGAGGAGTGGGCCGGGGCCCGGACGCCCTCGCGCTGAGGCACCGCTCGCGCCGCCCCGTGCCGCGCCCGCCCCGCCCCGGAGTTCACAGCGCTCTCAGTCCCTCGATCACCTCTCTGAGGATCCGCTCGTCCGGCAGTTGCGCCGGCGGCACCGGCCGGCGGACCTTCACGTACCCCGCCTCGAGCAGGTCGCCCAGCAGCACCCGCACGACACCCACCGGCAGGTCGGCGTCGGCGGCGAGCTCGGCCACGGACTGGGTCTCGCAGCGGCACAGGGTCAGCAGCACCCGGTGCTCCGGGCCGAGCAGGGCCTCGCCGTCCGGGCCCGGTCCGTCGGTGTCCACGACGACGAGCGCGATGAGGTCGAACCGCACGTTGCTCGGTCCGGGCCTGGTGCGCCCGCCGGTCATCGCGTACGGACGGACGAGGGGGCCGGCCTCCGCGTCGTACCACTGACTACCGGTGGGCCCGGCGCCACCGGGCCCGAAACCGGTGAGCCCGGTGCCGGCCCCGTCGAGATCCGGCCCCATGCCCGCCGAACCGAAACCGGTCGGCCCGGCGCCCGCAGTACCGAAACCGGGCTCGCCGAAATCTGCCGGCCGCCCGGTGCCGTTCGGTCCGACGCCGTTCGGTCCGACGCCGTTGGGCCCGAAGCCGTTCGGCCCGGTGCCGGTCGGCCCTATGCCGTCCCCACGGGAGCCGTTGGGCCCGAAGCCGTTCGGCCCGGAGCCGTTCGGTCCGATGCCCGCGCCGCTCATGTCGCATCGACGCGTGGCGGCGTGCGCAGGTGTTCGCCGACGCGCTTGACGAGGCGGGCCATCTCGTAGGCGACCAGGCCGATGTCGGCGGTGGCCGAGGTGAGCACGGCGAGGCAGGAACCGTCCCCCGCGGCGGCCACGAAGAGGAAGCCGTCGTCCATCTCGACCATCGTCTGCCGTACCCCTCCGGCGCGGAAGTGCCGCCCGGCGCCCTTGGCGAGGCTGTGGAATCCGGAGGCGACGGCGGCCAGGTGTTCCGCGTCCTCGCGGCTCAGCGCGTGCGACGCGCCCACCGGCAGGCCGTCGTTGGACAGCACCACCGCGTGCCGTACCTCGCGCGCGCGCTGTACGAGATCGTCCAGCAGCCAGTCGAGGTCGCCGAACCGGTAGTGGGCCGCGGCTGTCTCGTGCTCGGTCATGCGTGGTCTCCTTCGGTGCCTGGGCCGGCCGGGCCGGGCGCGCTGCCGTCGC
Coding sequences within:
- a CDS encoding roadblock/LC7 domain-containing protein; protein product: MALDKGLDWLLDDLTKRVEHVRHALVLSNDGLVTGASTGLAREDAEHLAAVSSGLHSLARGSGRHFRAGRARQTMVEFDEALLFVTAAGEGSCLCVLTAAEADVGQVAYEMTLMVNRVGEHLGVEARQPGGSPF
- a CDS encoding glycine C-acetyltransferase; amino-acid sequence: MYASVRDDLRATIDEIRDAGLYKPERVIGTPQSASVAVTAGGAPGDVLNFCANNYLGLADHPEVVAAAKDALDRWGYGMASVRFICGTQEIHKELEQRLATFLGQEDTILYSSCFDANGGVFETLLGPEDAVISDALNHASIIDGIRLSKARRHRYANRDLADLEQQLKETQDARRRLIVTDGVFSMDGYVAPLAEICDLADRYDAMVMVDDSHAVGFVGPGGRGTPELHGVMDRVDIITGTLGKALGGASGGYVAARAEIVELLRQRSRPYLFSNSLAPVIAAASLKVLDLLESAGDLREKLAANTKLFRTEMAAAGFEILPGDHAIAPVMIGDAAEAGRMAELLLERGVYVIGFSYPVVPMGQARIRVQLSAAHSTEDVTRAVAAFVDARATMGG
- a CDS encoding SRPBCC family protein, translated to MVRILSVSDSVVIGAAPSVIYAHVSNPALMGRWSPENRGATVRSGGEQAYVGMVFDGRNTRGPVSWTTRCTVTAADPGERFAFRVRAIGRRRPVLPGRIATWEYRFERAAGGGTRVTETWIDDRRAWPDVVANTFDKLATRGHTFAKFQRRNIRTTLENLKKAMEAEVS
- a CDS encoding DUF6397 family protein, with the translated sequence MTVRQTSATSLALGRAAQELALKRGELELALQLGQVRAARDDGGGPPRVERREIDRLRAARGFPAALRERLRTVGTVDGAALVSISQGRFLRLARTGHFAPVRFYVNRYHAVVWLYLAEEVLDFARDHAVLLTGRTPPEVRALLAAGEDRRPRNWRGRRLGQLLRASSDPWRRAAAIAAVLDPVSVAEMVPDPYERSRLGVLRPDMVPAPPRSLRGREIVERLVTADHPDEILWHRASLADALREAREHSAAPRRVPRTPYAAPRPHTPYAAHAPRTADAPHVPRTPHAALDLAPHTAARRAVPHPAVAVAAASRPAPAVRPPRSTRPWSRPSSSRPGHGSRGTARGLLGRLWRSRAGRA
- the tdh gene encoding L-threonine 3-dehydrogenase — protein: MKALVKQHAEPGLWLMDVPEPETGPGDVLIKVLRTGICGTDLHIRSWDGWAQQAVTTPRVLGHEFVGEVAAIGADVQDIAVGDIVSGEGHLVCGKCRNCLAGRRHLCRSTIGLGVGRDGAFAEYVALPASNVWVHRTKVDLDVAAIFDPFGNAVHTALSFPLVGEDVLITGAGPIGIMAAAVARHAGARNVVITDVSESRLALARKVGATLAVNVAETDIAAAQRQLGLKEGFDIGLEMSGRPEAVRDMVDNMTHGGRIAMLGLPAQEFAVDWSKIVTSMITIKGIYGREMFETWYAMTVLLEGGLDLSPVITGSYGYQDFDAAFDEAATARSGKIILDWTV
- a CDS encoding LysR family transcriptional regulator, with translation MIDPRRLRILRAVADHRTVTAAASALYLTPSAVSQQLNALEQETGHALLIRSGKGVRLTAAGDILLTHTHAVLAQLERAEAELADYAGGVAGEVSVAAFATGIAEVVAPAIDRLSKARPGIRMRVRDAEGDESLPLVLDGEADLAVAVEYRGAPGAGDRRLARVPLYAEPFDAVLRADHPLAAKERVELAEFADSDWIGPYPGNPCHDMVLLACELAGFEPRLLHSSDDFRAVVALAGAGAGVALVPRSALRGMELRDTVVRPVAGPAATRRVFAAVRRGAEAHPLIRPVLDALAHTAQGLTTD
- a CDS encoding GNAT family N-acetyltransferase, coding for MHVLLETGRLTLRAFTGADAGAVRAVVDDAEVMRYINGGRPSEPDEVERDLMPRFLHRYRCSGGPGFWVAEERGSGRFLGWFVFRPESEDSCREVELGYRLGRAAWGRGLATEGSLALIHKGFSELGVERVTANTMTVNTRSRRVMEKAGLRFVRTFFEEWPEQIEGSELGDVEYALTREEWAGARTPSR
- a CDS encoding GTP-binding protein gives rise to the protein MVSQILDGTGEDSTALALKILVAGGFGVGKTTLVGAVSEIRPLRTEEQLSKVGRTVDDTEGVDRKTTTTVAMDFGRITIRSGLSLYLFGTPGQDRFWFLWDELSQGALGAVVLADTRRLCDCFPAVDYFEHRRIPFVVAVNCFPGARTFAAEDVSRALDLDEGTPVVLCDARERDSGKEVLVRLVEYAGRFHTARILGPAEEPR
- a CDS encoding roadblock/LC7 domain-containing protein; this translates as MTEHETAAAHYRFGDLDWLLDDLVQRAREVRHAVVLSNDGLPVGASHALSREDAEHLAAVASGFHSLAKGAGRHFRAGGVRQTMVEMDDGFLFVAAAGDGSCLAVLTSATADIGLVAYEMARLVKRVGEHLRTPPRVDAT
- a CDS encoding DUF742 domain-containing protein — translated: MGPDLDGAGTGLTGFGPGGAGPTGSQWYDAEAGPLVRPYAMTGGRTRPGPSNVRFDLIALVVVDTDGPGPDGEALLGPEHRVLLTLCRCETQSVAELAADADLPVGVVRVLLGDLLEAGYVKVRRPVPPAQLPDERILREVIEGLRAL